The following proteins come from a genomic window of Chlamydiales bacterium:
- a CDS encoding PEP/pyruvate-binding domain-containing protein has product MAVSTILFYQCQYKKKTLPIPLPNTNLLMQNSFSNAESSQNPVRKNDPIVAEEDSSVPMNRLSASQMDMPVYFPKKSDKVHPYEKYVDPIEKLKDRIIFEHELEATLREMASISRNDKNITLYASKLALFSAMIELWDYSIQEHTLVTRIEAYLEDGSLPLAWSYPLNQLLVSQNPYKHPEKIKIEQNIHFYSRENINSYYRIYSPMENSKKLAIRASEEIEGYESGNHGLRIAIHQRSGSGPRTQALLNAHIREFMSGKRNFIFSSKTIDDEANRVSVLNFNINKNISKSDFHHKIKVKLTKLQENNSSTSLPERRRAIEELVNEMELSPDEKQKIKNAIKQNYDEYYDNSRNQRRTLMLYILDALKEGRKDYYQRRSKYLDQETLQSVLDQYPSGDWNKNKIAPSYKFEAATQHLENMREQVTNAKTYEDFESVAKEFNKHYYVVYRNLPTFSLSVAAIIEPSNLTESSKNEIRFLNKGDIPEILTKLQESLGLDYSKIFKVFKKLNEQFLETNFVSLIEELERAVIKTEYYTLYDYPVEEERTVKENIDPLYQPECIFKAVENLRTFLETKEDSVPQDIRDEIKKQYPVLNSLEEQAAWRILEEIEQNNDLKEKGVSIIEKIAYKKKILQPNESIENFLIRFSNQSLAGYQNLRQQLYNSEIAMKQILKTNQNVEGIYQKTISSLNNHFFSILNQLHSLQFTISSKDDVGGRAETEGKFYGTLAINPNQDEKGNFTIWAIEKRILILKTLPHSLVSLHQAAGIIVEEGGPLSHAVSIAKELRIPMVTGAKKALTRFKHLDRKPVCLTINKSGNKLELASSPALQSLADIPKQPIMRDPQIIRNSAGGKGKHLIQLSSSFDLLPQIEGIECTFPPFVVLRADKEIADFYETKRYGITALKSEISSYYNQCSREPISRDFCDKTISLIQSRIDETSLPFDLKKYIEPFNMKPLIARSSALVEDGTSSFAGMFTSIPNLTSIKSVEKAIKEVLLSSFSKEIIDYVKLRNITDYSPFDMAVILQEYVGDADLSGVAFSQNNQVKIQLIRGVGGGVDGKEEPDEIIVDAEKQMILQTVTETRSSLLHLEQIRKIGLLIHKLEEIFKFPVDVEFAIKKDGEDKLVFYLLQVRPITS; this is encoded by the coding sequence GTGGCAGTATCAACTATTCTCTTTTATCAATGTCAGTATAAGAAAAAAACGCTTCCTATTCCTCTTCCGAATACAAATTTACTGATGCAAAATAGCTTTAGTAATGCAGAATCCTCACAAAATCCGGTTAGAAAAAATGATCCAATCGTAGCTGAGGAAGACTCCTCTGTCCCTATGAATCGTTTGTCTGCATCTCAAATGGATATGCCCGTTTATTTTCCTAAAAAATCTGATAAAGTGCATCCCTATGAGAAATATGTCGACCCTATTGAAAAATTAAAAGATCGAATAATCTTCGAACACGAACTAGAGGCAACTCTTCGAGAGATGGCAAGTATTTCGAGAAACGATAAAAATATCACTCTTTATGCCTCAAAGCTGGCTCTGTTCTCTGCAATGATTGAGTTATGGGACTACTCTATTCAAGAACATACATTAGTCACCAGGATCGAAGCTTATCTTGAAGATGGCTCTCTACCTTTAGCATGGAGCTACCCCCTCAACCAGTTGCTCGTTTCTCAAAATCCATATAAACATCCTGAAAAGATCAAAATTGAACAAAATATCCATTTCTATTCACGTGAAAATATAAACAGCTATTACCGAATATATTCTCCAATGGAAAACTCAAAAAAACTCGCAATACGTGCAAGTGAAGAGATTGAAGGTTATGAGTCTGGCAATCATGGTTTACGTATCGCTATTCACCAACGATCAGGATCAGGACCTCGTACTCAGGCATTGTTAAATGCACACATTCGTGAATTTATGAGTGGTAAAAGAAATTTTATTTTTAGCTCTAAAACGATTGACGATGAAGCTAACCGAGTGAGCGTACTTAACTTCAATATTAATAAAAACATCAGCAAATCAGACTTTCATCATAAGATCAAAGTGAAACTCACAAAATTACAAGAAAATAACTCATCAACCTCACTCCCCGAACGTCGCCGAGCAATTGAAGAATTAGTAAATGAGATGGAACTATCCCCTGATGAGAAACAAAAAATAAAAAATGCAATTAAGCAAAACTATGATGAATATTATGATAACAGTCGAAATCAACGTCGTACATTGATGCTCTATATTCTCGATGCTCTAAAAGAAGGGCGTAAGGATTACTATCAACGCCGGTCAAAATATTTAGATCAAGAAACACTGCAATCTGTTTTGGACCAATATCCCTCTGGGGATTGGAATAAGAATAAGATAGCACCAAGCTACAAATTTGAAGCTGCTACTCAACATTTAGAAAACATGAGAGAACAAGTCACAAATGCAAAGACTTATGAGGATTTTGAGTCTGTAGCAAAAGAGTTCAATAAGCATTATTACGTAGTTTATCGCAACTTACCTACATTTTCTCTATCTGTAGCAGCGATTATAGAACCTTCGAACCTAACGGAAAGCAGTAAGAATGAAATTCGGTTTCTTAATAAAGGTGATATACCTGAGATCTTAACCAAGTTACAAGAGTCACTCGGACTCGACTACTCCAAGATCTTTAAAGTTTTTAAAAAATTAAATGAGCAATTCTTAGAGACTAACTTTGTCTCACTAATCGAGGAGTTAGAACGTGCCGTTATAAAAACAGAATATTACACCCTATACGATTACCCTGTTGAAGAAGAAAGGACAGTTAAAGAAAACATCGATCCCTTATATCAACCGGAATGTATTTTTAAAGCAGTGGAAAATTTAAGAACTTTTTTAGAAACAAAAGAAGATTCTGTCCCACAAGATATTCGAGATGAAATCAAAAAACAATACCCTGTATTAAACTCTCTAGAAGAGCAGGCAGCATGGAGAATACTTGAAGAGATAGAGCAGAACAATGATTTAAAAGAAAAAGGAGTATCGATAATTGAAAAGATCGCTTACAAGAAAAAGATCTTGCAACCTAATGAATCAATAGAAAATTTCCTAATACGCTTCTCCAACCAATCTTTAGCAGGCTATCAAAATTTACGTCAGCAACTCTATAATTCAGAAATTGCTATGAAGCAGATATTAAAGACAAATCAAAATGTTGAGGGGATATATCAAAAGACGATTTCTAGTCTCAATAACCACTTTTTCTCTATCTTAAATCAATTACACTCTCTTCAGTTTACTATTTCTTCAAAAGATGATGTAGGAGGCAGAGCAGAAACAGAAGGAAAGTTTTATGGTACCTTAGCAATCAACCCTAACCAAGATGAGAAGGGTAACTTCACCATTTGGGCCATCGAGAAGAGAATTCTCATACTTAAAACTCTACCTCATTCTCTGGTTTCTTTACATCAGGCTGCTGGCATTATTGTAGAAGAAGGAGGCCCTTTGAGCCATGCTGTTTCTATTGCAAAAGAGCTTCGTATTCCCATGGTGACAGGAGCAAAAAAAGCGCTAACTCGTTTTAAACATTTAGACAGAAAACCCGTATGCCTGACAATCAATAAGTCTGGCAATAAGCTCGAACTTGCCTCTTCTCCTGCACTCCAATCTTTAGCTGACATTCCCAAACAACCTATAATGCGAGATCCTCAAATCATTCGAAATAGTGCAGGAGGGAAAGGAAAACATTTAATCCAACTTAGTTCCTCTTTTGATTTGCTACCACAAATTGAGGGGATTGAGTGCACATTTCCTCCTTTTGTTGTATTAAGGGCAGACAAAGAAATTGCTGATTTCTATGAAACAAAGAGGTATGGCATTACTGCTCTCAAATCTGAGATTTCATCATATTATAACCAATGTTCTCGTGAGCCAATCAGTCGAGATTTTTGTGATAAAACCATATCACTTATACAAAGCAGGATTGACGAAACTTCACTTCCGTTTGATCTTAAAAAATATATTGAACCATTCAACATGAAGCCCCTTATAGCCAGATCTTCTGCTCTTGTTGAGGATGGTACCAGTTCATTTGCAGGAATGTTTACCTCAATTCCAAATCTTACTTCTATTAAATCGGTAGAAAAAGCAATTAAAGAGGTGTTGTTGTCTTCATTTTCAAAAGAGATAATAGATTATGTTAAATTACGAAATATTACGGATTATTCTCCTTTTGATATGGCGGTCATTTTACAGGAATACGTTGGAGATGCTGATCTCTCAGGGGTTGCTTTCTCGCAAAATAATCAAGTCAAAATACAGTTAATAAGAGGAGTAGGTGGAGGCGTTGATGGGAAAGAAGAACCTGACGAAATTATAGTGGATGCAGAAAAACAGATGATTCTCCAAACCGTTACGGAAACAAGATCCTCATTACTTCATTTAGAACAAATAAGAAAAATTGGTCTATTGATTCATAAGTTAGAAGAAATATTTAAATTTCCAGTTGATGTTGAATTTGCCATCAAGAAAGATGGTGAAGACAAGCTAGTGTTTTATTTACTTCAGGTTAGACCTATTACTAGCTAA
- a CDS encoding AAA family ATPase: protein MIRKSSRRGLILFFIFQLTPLYLSSQEIPIEILPDHQNNFYVNHHFIDESLIRTEERYQLFASLKQEYSSSDDAFLYKIKKISESGKYLTLEDDSIWLIRWWDREIVENWQPQNSLKLTYQIGYSNKIQFENIDHGDCAWGINEHISTTTSCLCILKLLNSVFTSNDESTLVLNNGLVFKGPRVNWKVRDRIFVFHSPSKEEHVLWNLTRNQTEPWQLIGNEKKGDVKSIFHLEESLNNYVLGQNEVIHTLSALLLNYAIGLKNPDLPIGVFLFIGPTGVGKTELAKTLAKVLYHNSNCLLRFDMSQFISSSDVTRLIGSPPGYVNHEEGGQFTEALKAYPQSIVLLDEIEKAHPHIQKVFIPVFDEGYIIDKKNTFIPCNKIIFIMTANLCSQKIADLFHQGYSSEKIIEIIEPELMAHLSPELYNRMTTFLFRPISHNLMERLVKQKLDQVIQQFQDRQHLTLVIDDSVYKYLIEKGHHPKLGVRALKRMIEQKIISFLAYAIIQEGIPEGSILDLSYVKKNDSWHLNWEME from the coding sequence ATGATAAGGAAAAGTAGTAGAAGGGGGCTTATTCTTTTTTTTATCTTTCAATTAACTCCTCTCTATCTATCAAGTCAAGAAATCCCTATAGAAATACTACCTGATCATCAAAATAATTTTTATGTAAATCATCATTTTATTGATGAATCATTGATAAGAACAGAGGAGAGGTACCAACTCTTTGCTTCTTTAAAACAGGAGTATTCATCTAGCGACGATGCATTTTTATATAAAATAAAAAAAATCAGTGAATCTGGAAAATATCTTACTCTAGAAGATGACTCTATCTGGTTAATAAGATGGTGGGATCGAGAGATTGTGGAAAATTGGCAACCGCAAAACTCTTTGAAACTCACCTATCAGATTGGATATTCAAATAAAATCCAATTTGAAAATATAGATCATGGGGATTGTGCTTGGGGCATCAATGAGCATATCTCTACAACTACATCTTGCCTTTGTATTCTTAAGTTACTAAATTCTGTATTTACATCTAATGATGAATCGACTCTTGTCTTAAACAATGGACTGGTTTTTAAAGGTCCACGAGTAAATTGGAAAGTACGTGATAGGATTTTTGTTTTTCATTCTCCGTCTAAAGAGGAGCATGTTCTTTGGAACTTGACGAGAAATCAAACAGAGCCTTGGCAACTGATTGGAAATGAAAAAAAGGGAGATGTGAAAAGCATTTTTCATCTTGAAGAATCGCTAAATAATTATGTTTTAGGACAAAACGAAGTCATACACACTCTTTCTGCCTTACTTTTGAATTATGCGATTGGACTTAAAAATCCTGATTTACCGATTGGGGTCTTCTTATTTATAGGACCTACTGGAGTAGGAAAAACAGAATTAGCAAAAACCCTCGCAAAGGTACTCTATCACAATTCCAATTGTCTCCTACGGTTTGATATGTCTCAATTTATCTCAAGCTCTGATGTGACTCGATTGATTGGTTCACCTCCGGGATATGTGAATCATGAAGAAGGCGGACAATTCACTGAAGCATTAAAAGCTTATCCACAATCTATTGTACTACTTGATGAGATAGAAAAAGCCCATCCTCATATTCAAAAAGTGTTTATTCCTGTTTTTGATGAAGGCTATATTATTGATAAAAAGAATACATTTATTCCTTGTAATAAAATAATTTTCATCATGACAGCCAATCTATGCTCGCAAAAAATTGCGGATTTATTTCATCAGGGATATTCCTCTGAAAAAATTATTGAAATTATTGAACCTGAGCTCATGGCTCATTTATCCCCAGAGTTATACAATCGAATGACAACTTTTTTATTTAGGCCAATCTCTCATAACCTAATGGAACGGTTAGTCAAACAAAAACTGGATCAGGTCATTCAACAATTCCAAGATCGTCAACACCTTACATTAGTTATCGATGATTCAGTCTATAAATACCTTATTGAGAAAGGCCATCATCCTAAGTTAGGAGTAAGAGCACTGAAACGAATGATTGAACAAAAAATTATTTCTTTTCTTGCTTATGCAATTATTCAAGAAGGAATTCCAGAAGGTAGTATTTTAGATTTATCTTATGTGAAAAAAAATGATTCTTGGCATCTTAATTGGGAGATGGAATAA
- a CDS encoding response regulator transcription factor, which translates to MTQKKNILLIEDEEDIAALIKLQADISGYKLHVETDGINGYRAIEREKPDLVILDIMLPGQNGLDICRKLKHSPDLKNIPVVIISAKSEELDVVLGLELGADDYLAKPFSPKILFSRIKAVLRRGREPLKLTKTLTFGDFTLEVERYLLRKGDKYIPITLSEFGILRRFLANRGKVLTRNQLLDDVQNDDAFIMDRNIDVHIAALRKKLGPNFHWIETVRGVGYRFKEEENAFVG; encoded by the coding sequence ATGACTCAAAAGAAAAATATTTTACTTATCGAAGATGAGGAAGACATTGCGGCTCTTATCAAATTACAGGCTGATATTTCTGGGTATAAATTACATGTGGAGACTGATGGAATTAATGGATACAGAGCCATTGAAAGAGAAAAACCAGATCTTGTGATTTTAGACATCATGCTTCCGGGTCAAAATGGTCTTGATATTTGCCGTAAATTGAAACATAGTCCTGACTTGAAGAATATTCCTGTGGTGATTATTTCTGCAAAAAGTGAAGAGCTCGATGTAGTCCTAGGCTTGGAGCTAGGTGCTGACGATTATCTTGCCAAACCCTTTTCACCGAAAATTCTTTTTTCCCGAATTAAGGCAGTTTTACGACGGGGACGTGAACCTTTAAAGCTTACGAAAACTCTGACATTTGGAGATTTTACTCTTGAGGTTGAGCGTTATTTATTGCGTAAGGGAGATAAATATATTCCTATTACTCTATCAGAGTTTGGGATTCTCCGTCGTTTTCTAGCGAATCGTGGAAAAGTGTTAACCCGTAATCAGCTTTTGGATGATGTACAAAATGATGATGCTTTTATTATGGATAGAAATATCGATGTACACATTGCTGCACTCAGGAAAAAACTCGGCCCTAACTTTCATTGGATAGAGACTGTGCGAGGTGTGGGTTATCGGTTTAAAGAAGAAGAGAATGCCTTTGTAGGATAG
- a CDS encoding DUF1347 family protein, protein MKKRLIIILVLFVGCATGSYYIFKPNPKSQAKLALVKLNENQFASAEKILRKLSNQQTTYPLNLYKGYLEQARGRYLESDLYLKSLLKHPSKKWKKEISVEILLASATNAFFEQRDQEIYSLVDSAYHLIPHHSHLFFFLGLSHYLQKHYRDALDHWNSFETISQNEEKSWMGTMIEKLFPPHWRRLHTAHCLIEEGYVLSGREILEQEHAEIKNQDLASLATLFLGFSYLKEARKIPLDERESYYTLAQFYFQKSGIATICEREKQLIANDVEKEIEELVAVNLDQEKQTWGLNFIDTLIDWKSEKNIASTAETLSKKLLSQELGNEVLICKLIHQKFAGTGFHSHLTQNLLNGVILTLKERGDHLGDVFSMVENLSSLSRSLTKEMAIIAVTTILDAIRQDNKHLEHTRTYLEFWKRLDRGEIEREELASHLITQAILLWQQENQEHKGKQLMDLALELSVDKLQIEKKIGSCLSELYKFAEGSNSIDRLLIIFDAMDHFQLNTQELTNPSKLANHLADADYLYHAHNYGLSKAHAMWVLKLDPENQLAQRLIGLSAFYLGEYSVALSALTKLEHPDDDVLKILILSQVFASQEQSLCQIDPFDASE, encoded by the coding sequence TTGAAAAAACGCTTAATCATCATCCTAGTTTTATTTGTTGGATGTGCAACTGGTTCTTATTATATTTTTAAGCCAAATCCAAAGTCCCAAGCAAAACTAGCTCTTGTTAAACTCAACGAAAATCAATTTGCTAGTGCAGAAAAAATTCTACGTAAGCTTTCTAATCAACAAACAACCTATCCTCTCAATCTCTATAAAGGCTATCTAGAGCAAGCACGCGGACGTTACTTAGAAAGTGACCTTTATCTTAAATCCCTTCTAAAACATCCATCTAAAAAATGGAAAAAGGAGATCTCTGTTGAAATTCTTCTTGCCTCTGCTACCAATGCCTTTTTTGAACAACGTGACCAAGAAATTTATTCCTTAGTCGATTCTGCTTATCATCTTATTCCCCACCATTCACATCTCTTCTTTTTTCTAGGACTGAGCCATTATTTACAAAAGCATTATAGAGATGCTTTGGATCACTGGAATTCTTTTGAAACCATCTCACAAAATGAAGAGAAAAGTTGGATGGGAACAATGATCGAAAAATTATTTCCTCCTCATTGGAGACGTCTCCATACTGCTCACTGCCTGATTGAAGAGGGATATGTACTCTCTGGGAGAGAAATTTTAGAGCAAGAGCATGCCGAGATCAAAAATCAGGATTTAGCTTCATTAGCCACCCTCTTTTTGGGTTTTAGTTATTTAAAAGAAGCAAGAAAGATTCCTTTGGATGAGAGAGAATCTTATTACACACTTGCCCAATTTTATTTTCAGAAATCAGGAATAGCCACAATTTGTGAAAGAGAGAAACAACTGATTGCAAATGATGTCGAGAAAGAAATTGAAGAGCTGGTAGCAGTAAATCTTGATCAAGAAAAACAAACATGGGGATTGAATTTTATTGATACTCTGATTGATTGGAAAAGTGAGAAAAATATTGCATCAACTGCAGAAACGTTATCTAAAAAACTTCTCTCTCAAGAACTTGGGAATGAAGTTCTCATCTGCAAGTTGATCCATCAAAAATTTGCTGGGACTGGATTTCATAGCCACCTTACACAAAACCTATTAAATGGAGTCATCTTGACTTTAAAAGAGAGAGGAGACCATCTTGGTGATGTTTTTTCAATGGTTGAAAATCTTTCTTCCCTATCAAGATCTTTAACTAAAGAAATGGCAATCATTGCGGTTACAACGATCTTAGATGCGATTAGACAAGATAATAAACATCTCGAGCATACGCGTACCTATCTTGAGTTTTGGAAAAGGTTAGATAGGGGCGAAATAGAAAGAGAAGAACTTGCCTCTCACTTGATCACTCAAGCTATATTACTATGGCAACAGGAAAATCAAGAGCACAAGGGTAAACAACTCATGGATCTTGCTCTTGAATTATCGGTAGATAAATTACAAATCGAAAAAAAAATTGGATCCTGTTTATCTGAACTTTATAAATTCGCAGAAGGAAGTAATTCGATCGATAGACTCTTAATTATTTTTGATGCAATGGATCATTTTCAACTCAATACACAAGAACTTACCAATCCCAGTAAACTTGCTAACCATCTTGCAGATGCGGATTATCTTTATCATGCTCATAATTATGGCTTAAGCAAAGCACATGCCATGTGGGTCTTAAAGCTAGATCCAGAAAATCAACTAGCTCAAAGACTTATAGGTTTATCCGCATTCTATCTTGGAGAATACTCTGTTGCCCTATCTGCATTGACAAAATTAGAGCATCCAGATGATGATGTACTTAAGATTCTGATTCTTAGTCAAGTATTTGCGTCTCAAGAACAGTCTCTCTGTCAAATTGATCCATTTGATGCAAGTGAATAG
- a CDS encoding SycD/LcrH family type III secretion system chaperone — protein MNKKIETKELFNPNNIKKYEDDLVEYFGKGGTWQNLLGYDTDLMEVQYKKAYELLHHAQYKEAAAAFSYLTILNPYQYTYWMGLGIAKQNQQLYAEALTSYTAAEAIEPNNPIPHLNLSQCYYALELNEQAIRHLKFAIEIANDKSEYLEVLKKAQVILEYLTKKMSKI, from the coding sequence ATGAATAAAAAAATTGAAACTAAAGAATTATTTAATCCAAATAATATAAAAAAATATGAAGACGATTTAGTGGAATATTTTGGGAAGGGGGGGACTTGGCAAAACTTACTTGGGTATGATACAGATCTGATGGAAGTCCAGTATAAAAAAGCTTATGAACTTCTACATCATGCTCAATATAAAGAGGCAGCAGCGGCATTTTCGTATTTAACGATATTGAATCCCTATCAGTATACCTATTGGATGGGATTAGGAATTGCAAAACAAAATCAACAATTGTATGCAGAAGCTTTAACAAGTTATACAGCAGCTGAAGCCATTGAACCTAATAATCCAATTCCTCATTTAAATTTATCCCAATGTTACTATGCACTTGAACTTAATGAGCAGGCAATTAGACATTTGAAATTTGCTATTGAAATAGCAAATGATAAATCTGAGTATCTTGAAGTACTCAAAAAAGCTCAAGTTATTCTCGAATATTTAACTAAAAAAATGAGTAAAATATGA
- the rsmD gene encoding 16S rRNA (guanine(966)-N(2))-methyltransferase RsmD, producing the protein MQIIGGKHKKRKLFVPQTSLIRPTSSKLRETVFNICQQEIVGARFLDLFAGSGAMGLEALSRGAIHTTFVEKSALALIAIKRNVQLLDEENQTTILRGNVFNLIPTLPSSFDVIYADPPYGKEMGDEVLHQIDKYQLLIDGGMVFIEDSAFKTPHLNTLILKKTYKVGATLLVQYVQQKK; encoded by the coding sequence ATGCAGATCATCGGTGGGAAGCATAAAAAAAGAAAACTATTTGTTCCCCAAACCTCTTTGATCCGTCCTACTTCTTCAAAACTAAGAGAAACAGTATTTAACATCTGTCAACAAGAGATCGTAGGTGCTCGATTTCTTGATCTATTTGCAGGCTCTGGTGCAATGGGTTTAGAGGCCCTGAGTCGTGGTGCCATCCATACCACATTTGTAGAGAAAAGTGCTTTAGCCCTGATAGCGATTAAACGTAATGTTCAGCTTCTTGATGAAGAGAATCAAACGACCATTCTTCGAGGCAATGTATTCAACCTTATTCCAACCCTACCTTCATCTTTTGATGTAATCTATGCTGATCCTCCCTATGGAAAAGAGATGGGAGATGAAGTCCTTCATCAGATTGATAAATATCAATTACTAATTGATGGAGGAATGGTCTTTATTGAAGATTCGGCCTTTAAGACTCCTCATCTCAATACTCTTATTCTGAAAAAAACATATAAAGTCGGAGCGACACTCCTAGTTCAATATGTTCAACAAAAGAAGTGA
- a CDS encoding sodium-dependent transporter encodes MNRVKQRQTWNKEKGYIWSMIGSAVGFANILSFSALCYRNGGGAFLIPYVIAHLIIGLPLLFLEGIVGQRTQLPLVSAMGSVAGIKGKMVGWLSILTCATIGGFYMVLTGFSVAYTYFSATHSLGLDTEVFFKEVFLCDSGSIEKIGGMAFHVLIPTLFVAVFTWMVLTRNVRSGIEKICSLFLPILAFLVTGLACAALFLPGAVQGLKYYLVPNFSRLLDWILWRDVFGQVFFSLSLGLGIVTGYSRHNPENFSIPRTMVKVIIGDFLISFVSGVAIFACIGFMSFKEQRPFSDLLSSASAFEIGFVIFPTILQQFGNIISRIIGPLFFFCVFIAGVTGLFSIIESIAGNVEIELNKNRKVAVRIAMGFVTILSIPFCLGNGQHIIGAIAPMVLGNVMLVGGIAEIILFLMMSRVIGNEPIWFSAKGRTYRYYSLKFIVLPLLAISLIGSLYQELTTDFGINSWIRWIWLALALIGGGMVALKKKPELVDHPTIF; translated from the coding sequence ATGAATCGGGTTAAGCAACGCCAAACCTGGAATAAAGAAAAGGGCTATATCTGGTCGATGATCGGATCAGCTGTTGGTTTTGCAAATATTTTGAGTTTCAGCGCGCTTTGTTATAGAAATGGTGGAGGGGCTTTTCTAATTCCTTATGTTATTGCCCATCTAATTATTGGATTGCCTCTTTTGTTTCTTGAAGGAATTGTTGGTCAGCGTACCCAACTTCCTCTTGTTTCAGCTATGGGAAGTGTGGCTGGTATAAAAGGGAAAATGGTGGGGTGGTTATCGATACTTACGTGTGCTACGATTGGCGGTTTCTACATGGTATTAACCGGATTTTCAGTTGCTTATACCTATTTTTCTGCTACTCACTCTTTAGGACTCGACACAGAGGTTTTTTTTAAAGAAGTATTTCTATGTGATTCGGGGAGTATAGAGAAAATAGGAGGAATGGCCTTTCATGTATTGATTCCCACCTTGTTTGTTGCAGTGTTTACTTGGATGGTTTTAACACGTAATGTGCGTTCTGGGATTGAAAAGATATGCTCTTTATTTTTACCCATTTTAGCATTTTTAGTTACTGGATTAGCTTGTGCCGCGCTTTTTTTACCAGGTGCAGTACAAGGACTTAAATACTACTTGGTTCCTAATTTTTCTCGATTACTTGATTGGATTCTTTGGAGAGATGTATTTGGACAAGTATTTTTCAGTCTATCACTTGGTTTAGGTATTGTGACAGGTTATTCACGCCATAATCCTGAAAATTTTAGCATTCCACGTACAATGGTGAAAGTGATTATTGGAGATTTTCTGATTTCTTTTGTCTCGGGAGTCGCAATTTTTGCTTGTATTGGATTTATGAGTTTTAAAGAACAGCGCCCATTTTCCGATCTACTCTCTTCAGCATCAGCATTTGAAATTGGATTTGTGATTTTTCCAACGATTCTCCAACAATTTGGGAATATAATTTCTCGTATTATTGGCCCTCTCTTCTTTTTCTGTGTTTTTATTGCAGGAGTAACTGGTCTCTTTTCAATTATAGAAAGTATCGCAGGTAATGTTGAAATTGAGTTAAATAAAAATCGTAAGGTAGCTGTACGTATTGCGATGGGTTTTGTGACTATCCTATCAATTCCATTTTGTTTAGGTAATGGTCAACATATTATTGGAGCAATTGCCCCAATGGTACTTGGAAATGTCATGTTAGTGGGAGGAATTGCTGAAATTATTCTTTTTTTAATGATGTCTAGAGTGATTGGAAATGAACCCATTTGGTTTTCAGCTAAAGGACGCACTTATCGCTACTATTCTTTAAAGTTTATCGTACTGCCTTTATTAGCTATTAGTTTAATTGGATCTTTATATCAAGAATTGACAACTGATTTTGGAATTAACAGCTGGATTCGTTGGATTTGGCTTGCTCTGGCTCTAATCGGAGGAGGAATGGTTGCATTAAAAAAGAAACCCGAACTAGTAGATCATCCAACTATTTTTTGA
- a CDS encoding metallophosphoesterase, whose product MTIWAIADLHLSFGVPKKTMEVFGEDWVNHTEKLKSNWVDLVKPDDLVLIAGDISWATSLAEAKVDLDWIDALKGTKVMIKGNHDSWWSSLSKVQSILPPSIHLIQNNVFDWAEYSIGGARLWDTEEYRFDSYINFRENPVLLSKEKKINQEKIFERELVRLELSLKALNPRALKRLVMTHYPPISTELLPSRSTALLEKYHVDVCVFGHLHSLKRELPLFGLYNGIEYHLTSSDYLSYKPLLISQ is encoded by the coding sequence ATGACAATTTGGGCAATTGCAGATCTGCATTTATCCTTCGGTGTTCCTAAAAAAACTATGGAAGTCTTTGGCGAAGATTGGGTGAATCATACAGAGAAGCTCAAATCGAATTGGGTAGATCTTGTAAAACCAGATGACCTTGTCCTTATTGCTGGAGATATTTCATGGGCGACTTCTTTAGCAGAAGCGAAAGTCGATCTTGATTGGATTGATGCTTTAAAAGGGACTAAAGTGATGATCAAGGGGAATCATGATTCTTGGTGGAGTTCTTTATCTAAAGTACAATCGATTTTACCTCCATCGATTCATCTTATTCAGAATAATGTCTTTGATTGGGCAGAATATTCGATTGGTGGTGCTCGTCTATGGGATACAGAGGAATATCGATTTGATTCTTATATCAATTTTCGTGAAAATCCAGTTCTTCTATCAAAAGAAAAAAAAATCAACCAAGAAAAAATCTTTGAGCGAGAACTTGTTCGTTTAGAGTTGAGTTTAAAAGCATTGAATCCGAGGGCATTGAAACGTTTAGTGATGACTCATTATCCTCCGATTAGCACTGAATTGCTTCCTTCTAGATCGACTGCGCTTCTTGAAAAATACCATGTAGATGTCTGTGTATTTGGTCATTTGCATAGTCTAAAAAGAGAGCTCCCTCTTTTTGGTTTATATAATGGAATCGAATATCATCTCACCTCTTCTGATTATTTATCTTACAAGCCACTTCTTATCAGTCAATAA